The DNA region GAGATTTTGCATCAGGAGCATCTTTTAGACAATTTTCCAAACTGTCACAAACTATATGGCCACAGAATTCTTTACCCTGTTTTCTTACAGCATCATCAATGAAACCTACAGTTTCGATTCCTTCAAGATTGGAGAATTTTTCACCTCCTCCTCCACATCCAACTACTATAAACGGATTTAACTCTTGAATATCTTTAACTGATTTTACTGAATACAAAAACTTCACCCCTACCTATAATTTATAACTTATAACTAATCATGTAAATTTATAATATTAATTTTTTAAAAAAAAATTTTCAAAAAATGATACTATAATAATTTATGAATTTTCACATTAATAAAGTATAATGTTTTTATAGGAAAAAAATTTTAAAAAACAAAAAAAATATCTAAAATAAAATTTGATTAAAAGACAAAAATAAAGATAAGATTCTCCATTTTTATCACTAACAATACTTAAACAATAATATTGAATATATATGATATGTGACCTGCCTTCTTAAAGAAATGAATATTTATACAGAATTTTGATAAGTGCCCTTTTAAGAAAGCATATATATTTTAGTAATAATATTAAAAATATAATTTTAATGAGTACTGAAAACAAAACTAATGATAAATCTAAAAGTATTAGAAAACCTTATGTCATACTTATTGGAAGTGCATCAGGAATTGGAAAATCCACAATTGCATCTGAATTGGCTAAAACATTAAATATCAAACATTTAATTGAAAGTGACTTTATCAGGGCCGTTGTACGTGGAATTTTTGGAAAGGAATATGCTCCTGCACTTCATAGCTCATCTTATGACGCGTATAAACATTTGAGAAACAAGAATCGTTTCGAAAGTTATGAAGAATTGGTATCAGCAGGATTTGATGAACATGCATCTTATGTCATTCCAGGTCTTGAAAAAATTATTCAAAGAGCAATAACCGATTTTGATGACATCATCATAGAGGGAGTTCATTTAGTTCCGGGATTAATCAATATCGAACAGTTCCGAGAATATGCAAATATTTACTTTTTTGTGTTAAGCTCAGATGAAGAATCACACAAGGAAAGATTCGTTAAAAGAGCTATTCAAATCCAAAGAGGAGGAAAACAGCTGGATTACTTTAGGGAAAATAGAATTATCCACGACCATTTACTTAAAACAGCCAAAGCAAATGATGTGAATATTATTAATACAGAATCCATTGATAAAACACTTGACAAGATTTTAGCAATTATCAACAAATCCTGTGCAACAATAAATTTAGTCAATAGTGTGGACGATTTAGAAGACCTTATTGACATTATCATAAATCAAAACAACGGAAGTCTTCAGAGCGTCACATACAATATAAAAGGATTTAATGAACCTCTAAGCCGGAACATCAATATTTCAGACAGCGAATCAGCCGATAAATTTATCAAAAAACTTAATGAAGATGCAAGTAAAAAGGAAGACCTGAAAGGATTATACAAACTGTCAGATTACAGAAAAACCACTATCTGTGCACCAAATCCTGAAAAACTTGAAAACATTATAAATGAATTGAATAAAAAGGGATATGTTTTAAATGAATGAAGAAGAATTAACTGAAATGATTATTAAATGTCCTGCATGCGGCGTTGAAGGAAAAGCCAAATCAATTATGAAAGAACTTGAAATTCCTCACTTTGGAAAAGTTCTTGAAACATCCATCCAATGTCCCGAATGCGGATTCAAACATAGTGACATTATTGCTCTTGAACAAAGAGAACCTGCAAAATATGTTTTAAAAATCAATAAAAACACATTGACCGTCCGAGTTGTCAGATCACAGTCTGCAACAGTTTCAATTCCTGAAATTGGTGTTAAAGTGGAACCGGGTCCAAAATCCGAAGGATACGTCACCAATGTTGAAGGAATTCTTAATCGTTTTGAAGATGCAGTTAAAAAAGCATTGAACTTATTTGATGATGACGAATCCCAAATTAACGGAAAAAATATTCTTGCTAAGATTGAAGAGCTTAAAAATGGGGACGAAACTGCAACATTAATTATCCAGGATCCATTCGGACAAAGCAATATAGTCAGTGATAAAGCTAAAGTTTTAGAGATTCCTGAAGAGGAATTAAAAGAATTGAAAACCGGTTTTAGTCATATTGAAGATAACTAAACTAAAAAAACGATTCAATATACGGGTAAATATTTAAAAAAAAGTAAAATAAAAAAGGAAGATTATTCTTCTTCCCCTTCTTCATCGTCGGATGTTGTGAAACTTGCAAATGAGTCTTCTTCAACAACATCTTTTAATTTTAAGGTTTTTTGTACATCCATAGCTAATGCATTACAATCTGCTTTAATAGCTTCTAAATGTAATAAAATTCTTTCTTTTTCTTGGTTAATCCTTTCAATGTTAGTGTATGGGTAAGTTGATTCTTTTAACATTTCATACTCAATGGTAGTGTATGGGTAATCATTTAATTGTTTACAAACATTTTTTAAGACTTCTCCTAAAAATTTGTTCATTTCTACTTTTACCCTTTCCCTAATCATTTTGTCATCATCAAGATTTTCTTTCATTAAACGTACTACCTCAGCTTTAGCAAAAGGTAATTTTTCTTCTTCTTCATCAATGTACTCTTCAGAAGTTTCTTCAATCATTTCTTCTTCAGCCATTTTTACACCTCGTTTAATTAATTAAAAATATTGATTCATCAGATAAAATTTCTAAAAAATTCTTATTTCATCAATATCTAATTGTAACTTTGTTTAAACTTTTATTTAAAGGTTTTGTTTAAATTGCAAAAATGAAGCATTATTCGACCATTTTTAACATCAAGTATTAAAATTATCGGTCGTGAAATTAATAATTTATATAGTTACAAAATTTCGAAAAATCGTTTTAAAAAAAATAAAAAAGTAGCCCGAAGGCCACTTTAAAATCATCTTTTCTTCAATATATTCTTACCATATATTGCTCC from uncultured Methanobrevibacter sp. includes:
- a CDS encoding 3H domain-containing protein; translation: MRKPYVILIGSASGIGKSTIASELAKTLNIKHLIESDFIRAVVRGIFGKEYAPALHSSSYDAYKHLRNKNRFESYEELVSAGFDEHASYVIPGLEKIIQRAITDFDDIIIEGVHLVPGLINIEQFREYANIYFFVLSSDEESHKERFVKRAIQIQRGGKQLDYFRENRIIHDHLLKTAKANDVNIINTESIDKTLDKILAIINKSCATINLVNSVDDLEDLIDIIINQNNGSLQSVTYNIKGFNEPLSRNINISDSESADKFIKKLNEDASKKEDLKGLYKLSDYRKTTICAPNPEKLENIINELNKKGYVLNE
- a CDS encoding ZPR1 zinc finger domain-containing protein → MNEEELTEMIIKCPACGVEGKAKSIMKELEIPHFGKVLETSIQCPECGFKHSDIIALEQREPAKYVLKINKNTLTVRVVRSQSATVSIPEIGVKVEPGPKSEGYVTNVEGILNRFEDAVKKALNLFDDDESQINGKNILAKIEELKNGDETATLIIQDPFGQSNIVSDKAKVLEIPEEELKELKTGFSHIEDN